A genome region from Populus alba chromosome 3, ASM523922v2, whole genome shotgun sequence includes the following:
- the LOC118031000 gene encoding transmembrane 9 superfamily member 7, whose translation METMGGRISATFILAFLFISSAHSFYLPGVAPRDFQKDNILSVKVNKLSSTKTQLPYDYYYLNYCKPKKIENNAENLGEVLRGDRIENSVYTFKMMNEKLCKVACRLKKLDAESAKNFKEKIDDEYRVNMILDNLPVAVLRQRRDGSQSTTYEHGFRVGFKGNYAGSKEEKYFINNHLSFRVMYHKDPETDSSRIVGFEVTPNSVNHEYKEWDDNDPQLTTCNKDTKMLIQGSTVPQEVDVGKEIVFTYDVTFKESEIKWASRWDTYLLMNDDQIHWFSIINSLMIVLFLSGMVAMIMMRTLYRDIANYNQLETQDEAQEETGWKLVHGDVFRAPINSGLLCVYAGTGVQIFGMTLVTMIFALLGFLSPSNRGGLMTAMVLLWVFMGLFAGYSSARLHKMFKGTDWKRNTLKTAFMFPGILFAIFFVLNALIWGEKSSGAVPFGTMFALVCLWFGISVPLVFVGSYLGFKKPAIEDPVKTNKIPRQVPEQAWYMKPVFSILIGGILPFGAVFIELFFILTSIWLNQFYYIFGFLFIVFVILLITCAEITVVLCYFQLCSEDYHWWWRSYLTAGSSALYLFLYSIFYFFTKLEITKFVSGVLYFGYMIIISYAFFVLTGTIGFYACFWFVQKIYASVKID comes from the exons ATGGAGACGATGGGTGGTCGGATCTCTGCAACTTTCATCTTGGCTTTCCTATTCATCTCCTCCGCACACTCTTTCTACTTGCCTGGTGTGGCTCCTCGTGACTTTCAAAAG GATAACATCCTTTCTGTCAAAGTGAACAAATTATCATCGACAAAAACACAACTTCCATATGACTACTACTACTTGAACTACTGTAAGCCTAAGAAGATTGAGAACAACGCAGAAAATTTGGGGGAAGTTCTTCGAGGAGACCGCATTGAGAATTCAGTATATACT TTTAAAATGATGAATGAGAAGTTATGCAAAGTGGCCTGTCGTCTAAAGAAACTTGATGCTGAATCTGCAAagaatttcaaggaaaaaattgaCGATGAATATCGTGTTAACAT GATTTTAGATAATCTTCCAGTTGCTGTTCTTAGACAAAGGAGGGATGGGAGTCAATCAACAACTTACGAGCATGGTTTCCGTGTTGGGTTCAAAGGAAATTATGCTGGG AGCAAAGAGGAGAAGTATTTTATCAACAACCACTTGAGCTTTAGAGTTATGTACCACAAGGATCCTGAGACAGATTCTTCTCGCATTGTTGGGTTTGAGGTTACTCCAAACAG TGTGAATCATGAATACAAGGAGTGGGATGATAATGATCCTCAATTGACAACTTGCAACAAGGACACCAAAATGTTAATTCAAGGCAGCACTGTTCCACAAGAAGTGGATGTAGGAAAGGAAATTGTGTTCACATATGATGTTACCTTCAAG GAAAGTGAAATTAAATGGGCATCTCGTTGGGATACGTACCTCCTCATGAATGATGATCAGATTCACTGGTTTTCCATCATTAACTCACTGATGATTGTCCTCTTCCTTTCCGGTATGGTGGCCATGATAATGATGAGAACTCTATATAGAGATATTGCAAACTACAATCAGTTGGAAACTCAAGATGAGGCACAAGAGGAAACTGGGTGGAAACTTGTCCATGGAGATGTATTCAGGGCACCAATCAACTCTGGTTTACTTTGTGTGTATGCAGGTACAGGTGTACAGATCTTTGGAATGACACTTGTGACAATGATATTTGCTTTGCTGGGTTTCCTATCTCCTTCCAACAGAGGTGGTCTTATGACTGCCATGGTTCTCTTGTGGGTCTTCATGGGCTTATTTGCTGGTTACTCATCAGCACGTTTGCACAAAATGTTCAAAGGCACGGATTGGAAGAGAAATACTCTTAAAACTGCGTTTATGTTTCCGGGTATTCTTTTTGCAATCTTCTTTGTTCTGAATGCCCTCATTTGGGGGGAGAAATCTTCAGGGGCAGTGCCTTTCGGGACGATGTTTGCTCTTGTTTGCTTATGGTTTGGTATATCTGTCCCCTTGGTCTTTGTCGGTAGTTATTTAGGTTTCAAAAAGCCAGCTATTGAAGATCCtgtgaaaacaaacaaaattcccAGGCAAGTCCCTGAGCAGGCATGGTACATGAAACCAGTTTTCTCTATACTTATTGGAGGCATTCTTCCATTTGGTGCTGTTTTCATCGAGCTCTTCTTCATTTTGACATCGATATGGCTCAATCAGTTCTATTACATCTTTGGCTTCCTCTTCATAGTATTTGTTATCCTTCTGATCACCTGTGCAGAAATAACAGTTGTGCTTTGCTACTTCCAGTTATGTAGTGAAGACTACCACTGGTGGTGGAGGTCTTATCTGACTGCTGGCTCCTCTGCTCTGTACCTCTTCCTGTACTCAATTTTCTACTTCTTCACCAAGTTGGAGATTACAAAGTTTGTTTCTGGTGTTCTCTACTTCGGGTACATGATAATTATCTCATatgctttctttgttttgacGGGAACAATTGGTTTCTATGCTTGCTTCTGGTTTGTCCAGAAGATCTACGCCTCTGTCAAAATTGACTGA
- the LOC118031001 gene encoding WD-40 repeat-containing protein MSI4 isoform X1 — translation MGVNERYTQWKTLVPVLYDWLANHNLVWPSLSCRWGPQLEQATYKNRQRLYLSEQTDGSVPNTLVIANCEVVKPRVAAAEHISQFNEEARSPFVKKYKTIIHPGEVNRIRELPQNTNIVATHTDSPDVLIWDVDSQPNRHAVLGATESCPDLILTGHKDDAEFALAMCPTEPFVLSGGKDKLVVLWSIQDHISTLAAEPGLSKSPGSGGFPNKSASKAGGGNDKRTKSPSIGPRDVYQGHTDTVEDVQFCPSSAQEFCSVGDDSCLVLWDARAGCTPVVKVEKAHNADLHCVDWNPHDVNLILTGSADNSVHMFDRRNLNLGGVGAPVHKFEGHNAAVLCVQWSPDKSSVFGTSAEDGILNIWDYEKVSRLCFDLSVCIGKKQDSTGLKVPTAPPGLFFRHAGHRDKVVDFHWNASDPWTIVSVSDDGESTGGGGTLQIWRMIDLIHRAEEDVLVELENFKSHILACERS, via the exons ATGGGGGTGAACGAGAGATACACACAATGGAAGACTCTGGTCCCTGTCCTCTACGATTGGCTCGCTAATCACAACCTCGTCTGGCCCTCTCTTTCTTGCCG ATGGGGTCCACAGCTTGAGCAAGCTACTTACAAGAATCGTCAGCGCTTGTACCTCTCTGAACAG ACAGATGGCAGTGTTCCAAATACTCTGGTCATTGCTAACTGTGAAGTTGTTAAACCAAGGGTTGCAGCTGCAGAACACATATCACAG TTCAATGAGGAAGCGCGCTCTCCCTTTGTAAAGAAGTATAAAACTATTATACACCCTGGCGAG gtGAACAGAATCAGGGAACTCCCACAGAACACCAACATTGTGGCTACACACACCGATAGTCCTGAT GTTCTCATTTGGGATGTTGATTCTCAACCTAATCGTCATGCTGTCCTGGGAGCTACAGAGTCTTGTCCAGATCTG ATATTGACTGGCCATAAAGACGATGCAGAATTCGCTCTTGCTATGTGTCCAACTGAGCCCTTTGTGCTCTCTGGAG GTAAGGACAAGTTGGTGGTTTTGTGGAGTATTCAGGACCATATTTCAACTTTGGCAGCAGAGCCAGGGCTGTCAAAGTCTCCTGGATCTGGTGGCTTCCCTAATAAATCTGCCTCTAAGGCAGGTGGAGGTAATGACAAGCGTACCAAGAGTCCTTCCATTGGACCACGGGATGTCTACCAAGGGCATACAGATACTGTTGAAGATGTTCAATTTTGCCCATCAAG TGCACAGGAGTTCTGCAGTGTGGGTGATGATTCTTGCCTTGTATTATGGGATGCAAGAGCTGGCTGTACTCCAGTTGTCAAG GTTGAGAAAGCTCACAATGCTGATCTTCATTGTGTTGATTGGAATCCTCATGATGTGAATCTCATTCTGACAGG GTCTGCTGATAATTCTGTTCACATGTTTGATCGTCGGAACCTCAATCTTGGAGGGGTAGGAGCACCTGTTCATAAGTTTGAGGGTCATAATGCTGCGGTCCTCTGTGTACAG TGGTCTCCAGATAAATCGTCTGTCTTTGGCACTTCTGCAGAGGATGGCATTCTAAATATATGGGATTACGAAAAGGTTTCAAGGCTATGCTTTGATctttctgtgtgt attGGTAAAAAACAAGACTCTACTGGACTGAAAGTGCCAACTGCTCCTCCCGGATTATTTTTCCGGCATGCTGGCCATCG GGATAAGGTTGTTGACTTCCACTGGAATGCATCTGATCCATGGACAATTGTCAGTGTGTCTGACGATGGTGAAAGTACAGGAGGAGGCGGCACTCTACAG ATATGGCGAATGATTGATTTGATTCACAGGGCCGAGGAGGATGTCTTGGTTGAGCTTGAgaatttcaaatctcacattctCGCATGTGAAAGAAGTTAG
- the LOC118031001 gene encoding WD-40 repeat-containing protein MSI4 isoform X2: MGVNERYTQWKTLVPVLYDWLANHNLVWPSLSCRWGPQLEQATYKNRQRLYLSEQTDGSVPNTLVIANCEVVKPRVAAAEHISQFNEEARSPFVKKYKTIIHPGEVNRIRELPQNTNIVATHTDSPDVLIWDVDSQPNRHAVLGATESCPDLILTGHKDDAEFALAMCPTEPFVLSGGKDKLVVLWSIQDHISTLAAEPGLSKSPGSGGFPNKSASKAGGGNDKRTKSPSIGPRDVYQGHTDTVEDVQFCPSSAQEFCSVGDDSCLVLWDARAGCTPVVKVEKAHNADLHCVDWNPHDVNLILTGSADNSVHMFDRRNLNLGGVGAPVHKFEGHNAAVLCVQWSPDKSSVFGTSAEDGILNIWDYEKIGKKQDSTGLKVPTAPPGLFFRHAGHRDKVVDFHWNASDPWTIVSVSDDGESTGGGGTLQIWRMIDLIHRAEEDVLVELENFKSHILACERS; encoded by the exons ATGGGGGTGAACGAGAGATACACACAATGGAAGACTCTGGTCCCTGTCCTCTACGATTGGCTCGCTAATCACAACCTCGTCTGGCCCTCTCTTTCTTGCCG ATGGGGTCCACAGCTTGAGCAAGCTACTTACAAGAATCGTCAGCGCTTGTACCTCTCTGAACAG ACAGATGGCAGTGTTCCAAATACTCTGGTCATTGCTAACTGTGAAGTTGTTAAACCAAGGGTTGCAGCTGCAGAACACATATCACAG TTCAATGAGGAAGCGCGCTCTCCCTTTGTAAAGAAGTATAAAACTATTATACACCCTGGCGAG gtGAACAGAATCAGGGAACTCCCACAGAACACCAACATTGTGGCTACACACACCGATAGTCCTGAT GTTCTCATTTGGGATGTTGATTCTCAACCTAATCGTCATGCTGTCCTGGGAGCTACAGAGTCTTGTCCAGATCTG ATATTGACTGGCCATAAAGACGATGCAGAATTCGCTCTTGCTATGTGTCCAACTGAGCCCTTTGTGCTCTCTGGAG GTAAGGACAAGTTGGTGGTTTTGTGGAGTATTCAGGACCATATTTCAACTTTGGCAGCAGAGCCAGGGCTGTCAAAGTCTCCTGGATCTGGTGGCTTCCCTAATAAATCTGCCTCTAAGGCAGGTGGAGGTAATGACAAGCGTACCAAGAGTCCTTCCATTGGACCACGGGATGTCTACCAAGGGCATACAGATACTGTTGAAGATGTTCAATTTTGCCCATCAAG TGCACAGGAGTTCTGCAGTGTGGGTGATGATTCTTGCCTTGTATTATGGGATGCAAGAGCTGGCTGTACTCCAGTTGTCAAG GTTGAGAAAGCTCACAATGCTGATCTTCATTGTGTTGATTGGAATCCTCATGATGTGAATCTCATTCTGACAGG GTCTGCTGATAATTCTGTTCACATGTTTGATCGTCGGAACCTCAATCTTGGAGGGGTAGGAGCACCTGTTCATAAGTTTGAGGGTCATAATGCTGCGGTCCTCTGTGTACAG TGGTCTCCAGATAAATCGTCTGTCTTTGGCACTTCTGCAGAGGATGGCATTCTAAATATATGGGATTACGAAAAG attGGTAAAAAACAAGACTCTACTGGACTGAAAGTGCCAACTGCTCCTCCCGGATTATTTTTCCGGCATGCTGGCCATCG GGATAAGGTTGTTGACTTCCACTGGAATGCATCTGATCCATGGACAATTGTCAGTGTGTCTGACGATGGTGAAAGTACAGGAGGAGGCGGCACTCTACAG ATATGGCGAATGATTGATTTGATTCACAGGGCCGAGGAGGATGTCTTGGTTGAGCTTGAgaatttcaaatctcacattctCGCATGTGAAAGAAGTTAG